A single region of the Enterococcus mundtii genome encodes:
- a CDS encoding ISL3-like element ISEfa11 family transposase, translating to MNDSIKKMLRIIEKDLMITEVSYETLQKKKTLVVDAVLSPTPRACRSCGSTVVDGNGKAIIVKNGKKETIVRFEQYNHMPLVMRLKKQRYTCKNCRTHWTAQSYFVQSRHSIANHVRYKIASLLTEKVSLSFIAKSCQVSLTTVIRTLKEFKSYLPKQSKKILPRVLMVDEFRSHASIEDKMSFICADGETGKLIDVLPTRKLPRLTSYFLKCTNPEEVEFLVTDMNAAYFQLTKRVLPNAKIVIDRFHIVKHMNQAFNELRIREMNELRKAGQKSQAEKLKKNWRFLLKNRANINHYEYKTWKSFRAPKYPFLTEAMMIDRLLEFSTPLKEAYPFFHELVEAFRDKDPDLFFSLLAELPETLDDSFREKLQNLLTYEEGITNAMIYPYSNGKIEAKNTHIKTMKRVSYGFKSFENMRIRIFLINQLIKVR from the coding sequence ATGAATGATTCTATCAAAAAAATGCTGAGAATAATAGAGAAAGATTTGATGATTACAGAGGTCTCTTACGAGACCCTTCAGAAGAAAAAGACGTTGGTCGTCGATGCTGTTCTCTCGCCTACTCCTCGTGCTTGTAGAAGTTGTGGTTCTACTGTGGTAGATGGAAACGGGAAAGCAATTATAGTGAAAAATGGAAAAAAAGAAACGATTGTCCGTTTTGAACAATACAATCATATGCCTTTGGTTATGCGCCTAAAAAAGCAGCGCTATACCTGTAAAAACTGCCGAACCCATTGGACTGCTCAAAGTTATTTTGTCCAATCCAGACATTCAATCGCAAATCATGTTAGATATAAAATTGCTTCTTTACTGACTGAAAAAGTATCTTTATCTTTTATTGCGAAAAGCTGTCAGGTATCTTTGACCACTGTTATTCGTACATTGAAAGAGTTTAAAAGCTATTTACCAAAGCAATCTAAGAAGATTCTCCCAAGAGTATTGATGGTTGATGAATTTCGTTCGCATGCTTCCATAGAAGATAAAATGAGCTTTATTTGCGCAGATGGCGAAACAGGAAAATTAATAGATGTTTTGCCTACGCGTAAATTACCTCGATTAACAAGCTATTTCTTAAAGTGTACCAATCCAGAAGAAGTAGAATTCTTGGTGACAGACATGAACGCCGCCTACTTCCAGCTCACCAAACGTGTTCTGCCAAATGCGAAAATAGTGATTGATCGGTTTCATATTGTCAAACACATGAATCAAGCGTTCAATGAGTTGCGTATCCGTGAAATGAATGAACTTCGTAAAGCAGGACAGAAAAGCCAGGCAGAAAAACTGAAAAAGAACTGGCGCTTTTTGCTAAAAAATCGTGCAAACATCAACCATTATGAATACAAAACATGGAAAAGTTTCCGAGCACCAAAATACCCATTTCTTACTGAAGCAATGATGATTGATCGATTGCTTGAGTTTTCTACGCCCCTAAAGGAGGCGTATCCCTTTTTTCATGAATTAGTTGAAGCCTTTCGAGACAAAGACCCTGACTTATTTTTCTCCTTATTAGCAGAACTTCCCGAAACGTTGGATGACAGCTTTCGGGAAAAGCTTCAAAACCTTCTGACCTATGAAGAAGGCATCACCAACGCAATGATCTATCCTTATTCCAATGGAAAAATAGAAGCGAAGAATACCCACATAAAGACAATGAAACGAGTATCCTACGGATTTAAATCATTCGAGAACATGAGAATTAGAATCTTTTTGATCAATCAATTAATCAAAGTAAGATAA
- the zwf gene encoding glucose-6-phosphate dehydrogenase, with protein MMNEKNVLFTIFGGTGDLAQRKLYPSLFRLYKKGNLSEHFAVIGTARRPWSDEHYREVVKGTIETLNPSAEEAERFASHFYYQSHDVNDSSHYQTLKELSDRLDEKYHLNGNRMYYLAMAPQFFGTIVSHLKSQKIITETGFNRLIIEKPFGSDFHSAFELNEKIRQVFPEDDIFRIDHYLGKEMIQNISAIRFANNIFESQWNNRYIDNIQITFGESLGVEDRGGYYDHSGALKDMVQNHILQVLALLAMEPPVAFSEKEIRSEKIKALKAIRIYEKKEVLENFVRGQYAAGQLDDQTFKGYREEDNVDPESTTETFVAGKFTIDNFRWSGVPFYVRTGKRLTEKGTRINIVFKQVPINVFKTSIDEPCSDPTLPPNVLTIYIQPTEGFSFTLNGKKVGQGFATDPIKLEYRNSAEMVENSPEAYEKLMLDALNGDSTNFSHWEEVAQSWHIVDVIRQVWDQVQPDFPNYKAGSMGPEAAFELLEKDGFEWIWQPDHWYRERGKLD; from the coding sequence ATAATGAATGAAAAAAACGTATTATTTACTATATTTGGCGGTACAGGAGATTTAGCACAACGTAAATTGTATCCTTCCCTTTTTCGTTTATACAAAAAGGGCAACTTGAGCGAACATTTTGCTGTGATCGGTACAGCACGTCGTCCTTGGAGTGATGAACACTATCGTGAAGTGGTTAAAGGAACAATCGAAACATTAAATCCTTCTGCCGAAGAAGCCGAACGATTTGCTAGCCATTTTTATTACCAATCTCATGATGTCAATGATTCTTCTCATTACCAAACATTAAAAGAATTATCTGATCGTTTAGATGAAAAATACCACTTGAATGGTAATCGAATGTACTATTTAGCCATGGCTCCACAATTTTTCGGTACGATCGTTTCACATTTGAAATCTCAGAAAATCATCACTGAAACTGGCTTCAATCGATTGATTATCGAAAAACCTTTTGGTTCTGATTTCCATTCAGCCTTTGAATTGAATGAAAAAATTCGACAAGTCTTTCCAGAAGACGATATTTTCCGTATTGACCATTATTTAGGTAAAGAAATGATCCAAAATATCTCTGCGATTCGCTTTGCCAATAATATTTTTGAGTCTCAATGGAACAATCGTTACATTGACAACATCCAAATCACTTTTGGTGAGAGTTTAGGTGTTGAAGATCGTGGCGGCTACTATGACCACAGTGGTGCGTTAAAAGATATGGTCCAAAATCATATCCTTCAAGTATTAGCATTACTTGCGATGGAACCACCCGTTGCCTTTTCCGAAAAAGAAATCCGATCAGAAAAAATCAAAGCGTTAAAAGCGATTCGTATTTATGAAAAAAAAGAAGTCTTAGAAAATTTTGTACGTGGGCAATATGCTGCAGGTCAACTAGATGATCAGACATTCAAAGGCTATCGTGAAGAAGACAACGTTGATCCAGAATCAACAACTGAAACATTTGTTGCTGGAAAATTCACGATCGATAATTTCCGTTGGTCTGGCGTACCGTTTTATGTACGTACTGGAAAACGTCTTACTGAAAAAGGTACACGAATCAATATTGTCTTTAAACAAGTACCTATCAATGTATTTAAAACATCGATCGACGAACCTTGTAGTGATCCAACGTTACCACCAAATGTTTTGACTATCTATATTCAACCAACAGAAGGTTTTTCATTTACATTAAATGGAAAAAAAGTTGGTCAAGGCTTCGCCACCGATCCAATCAAACTGGAATATCGCAATAGTGCTGAAATGGTCGAAAATAGTCCTGAAGCGTATGAAAAGCTTATGTTAGATGCGTTGAACGGTGATAGCACCAACTTCTCTCATTGGGAAGAAGTCGCACAATCTTGGCATATCGTTGACGTGATCCGCCAAGTTTGGGATCAAGTACAACCAGATTTCCCGAATTATAAAGCTGGTTCTATGGGTCCTGAAGCAGCATTCGAGCTTTTAGAAAAAGACGGGTTCGAATGGATCTGGCAACCAGATCATTGGTACCGTGAACGTGGTAAATTGGATTAG
- a CDS encoding metal-dependent transcriptional regulator, with amino-acid sequence MTPNREDYLKIILELGGDTTKVNNKQIVSSLAVSPASVSEMISKLVKEKLVEHSPYQGVQLTDSGLIKASSLIRKHRLWEVFLVEHLDYNWNEVHDDAEVLEHVTSEQLADHLESYLNHPKHCPHGGIIPKKEQVVHEERRQTLESYPVGTKIRIARVLDEKELLDYLVTIDVNIDETYEITDVAAYEGPITIQNKTKKIPVSFKAASTIFVDEL; translated from the coding sequence ATGACACCAAACCGAGAAGATTATTTAAAAATCATTCTGGAATTAGGCGGTGACACAACAAAAGTCAATAATAAACAAATCGTTTCTAGCCTAGCAGTGTCACCTGCTTCAGTAAGCGAAATGATTTCTAAACTCGTTAAAGAAAAACTAGTCGAACACTCTCCTTACCAAGGTGTACAATTGACTGATAGCGGACTGATAAAAGCAAGTAGCCTGATACGTAAACATCGATTATGGGAAGTTTTTTTAGTCGAACATTTAGATTACAACTGGAATGAGGTTCATGACGATGCTGAGGTCCTTGAGCATGTGACTTCTGAACAGCTTGCGGATCATTTAGAAAGTTATTTAAATCATCCTAAACATTGCCCACATGGAGGCATTATCCCTAAAAAGGAACAGGTTGTCCATGAAGAGCGTCGTCAAACACTGGAATCCTACCCAGTCGGTACCAAAATTCGGATTGCTCGTGTCCTTGATGAAAAGGAATTATTAGACTATTTAGTCACAATCGATGTCAATATTGATGAAACTTATGAAATCACTGATGTAGCGGCCTATGAAGGACCAATCACCATCCAAAATAAAACTAAAAAAATTCCTGTCAGCTTTAAAGCCGCCAGCACAATTTTTGTTGATGAACTGTAA
- a CDS encoding DUF4828 domain-containing protein → MKKRIIYILLAGIATLAGKKVLDHKKKEAQVDHLNKYCGTWSFTDTSQTHHELTIHSDYSFWLDDRSLGTLLVEVTSEKLIVRDQYGFYLTFSYNDMLLYDEANDSAYLLSKKS, encoded by the coding sequence ATGAAAAAAAGAATCATCTATATCCTACTTGCCGGTATCGCAACACTTGCTGGAAAAAAAGTACTCGATCATAAAAAGAAAGAAGCACAGGTCGATCATTTGAATAAATACTGTGGAACTTGGTCATTTACGGATACCAGCCAAACACACCATGAACTGACCATCCATTCTGATTATTCTTTTTGGCTTGATGACCGTTCTTTAGGAACACTATTAGTCGAAGTTACCTCCGAAAAATTGATAGTTAGAGATCAGTATGGCTTTTACCTAACGTTTTCTTACAACGACATGTTATTGTACGATGAAGCAAATGATTCCGCTTATTTATTATCAAAAAAATCATGA
- the sfsA gene encoding DNA/RNA nuclease SfsA, with product MDYQDVEIAYFIERPNRFIAFCLNKKGEVVKTHVKNTGRGKELLLPGAEVALVHIPGTKRKTAYDLIAVKKEQQWFNIDSQLPNRLAIDGILDGTIHLPNLNGDIEFYKREVTFGKSKFDIYLETSCGQKAFVEVKGMTLENKAIGAFPDAPTIRGLKHVNELIRAHQEGYETYILFIAQFEHLHQATIHEQMQPELATAFRFAQQAGVQVIVYNCQVTEKQVVLKQAIPFDLNTVFEDPNL from the coding sequence TTGGACTACCAAGATGTTGAAATTGCTTACTTCATTGAACGACCAAATCGCTTTATTGCTTTTTGTTTGAACAAAAAAGGAGAAGTAGTCAAAACTCATGTTAAGAATACAGGTAGAGGCAAAGAGTTGTTGCTTCCTGGTGCAGAGGTGGCGTTAGTACACATTCCTGGAACAAAACGTAAAACTGCCTATGATCTAATTGCTGTAAAAAAAGAGCAGCAGTGGTTCAATATCGATAGTCAGTTACCAAACCGATTAGCGATTGATGGAATTTTAGATGGGACGATCCACTTACCAAATTTAAATGGTGATATTGAGTTCTACAAACGTGAAGTGACCTTTGGAAAGTCTAAATTCGATATTTATTTAGAAACAAGTTGCGGTCAAAAAGCATTTGTAGAAGTCAAAGGGATGACCCTGGAAAACAAAGCAATAGGTGCTTTTCCCGATGCACCGACCATTCGTGGACTTAAACACGTCAATGAATTGATCCGCGCGCATCAAGAAGGCTATGAGACCTATATTCTTTTTATTGCACAATTTGAACACTTGCATCAAGCAACGATCCATGAACAGATGCAACCAGAATTAGCCACTGCTTTTCGTTTTGCTCAACAAGCAGGTGTTCAAGTAATCGTATATAATTGTCAAGTAACAGAAAAACAAGTGGTATTGAAACAAGCAATCCCATTTGACCTAAATACAGTTTTTGAAGATCCTAATTTATAG
- a CDS encoding Gfo/Idh/MocA family protein, translating to MIHLGIIGTNWITHQFVQAALATRKYELTAVYSRHLEKAQQFGAEYEGDIAFATDLTVFFELEHMDTVYIASPNSLHFQHAKQAILAGKNVIVEKPAFSTPKEMEEIIHLANQEKVFFFEAARNIHEAGFKKIAEFLPLKDEIIGANFSYMKYSSRYDQVLDGEEPNIFSPRFSGGAMMDLGVYLVYAAVGWFGKPQEVHYFPRKIATGVDGLGWGILRYATFDVAIQPGKIGDSYLPSEIYFDSGTVIMNGVNAIEQAEYHDRNHEQIEKLEIVASENPMSEEAEDFANVIMNPKDPQWGLQYEEWVELARNVNQVVYDLRISGGIEFDADKEGTE from the coding sequence ATGATCCATTTAGGTATAATCGGCACAAATTGGATTACCCATCAATTTGTTCAAGCAGCATTAGCGACACGTAAGTATGAATTAACAGCTGTTTATTCAAGACATTTAGAAAAAGCGCAACAATTTGGCGCAGAATATGAAGGCGATATCGCATTCGCAACAGATTTAACTGTTTTTTTTGAGTTAGAACACATGGATACGGTCTATATTGCTTCGCCAAATAGTTTGCATTTTCAGCATGCGAAGCAAGCAATTTTGGCAGGGAAAAATGTGATTGTAGAAAAACCGGCATTTAGTACACCAAAAGAAATGGAAGAGATCATTCATTTGGCAAACCAAGAGAAAGTCTTTTTCTTTGAAGCCGCGCGAAATATCCATGAAGCTGGGTTTAAAAAAATTGCAGAATTTTTACCTTTGAAAGATGAGATCATTGGCGCAAATTTCAGCTATATGAAATATTCTTCTCGTTATGATCAAGTATTAGATGGGGAAGAACCGAATATTTTCTCTCCGCGTTTTTCAGGTGGAGCAATGATGGATCTCGGCGTTTACCTTGTCTACGCAGCTGTAGGTTGGTTTGGCAAGCCGCAAGAAGTCCATTATTTCCCTAGAAAAATAGCTACAGGTGTTGATGGATTAGGTTGGGGGATCTTGCGCTATGCTACTTTTGATGTAGCAATCCAACCGGGCAAAATTGGTGATTCATATCTACCTTCCGAGATTTATTTTGATAGTGGAACAGTGATCATGAATGGCGTCAATGCAATTGAGCAAGCAGAGTACCATGATCGTAACCACGAACAAATTGAAAAATTAGAGATCGTAGCTTCTGAAAATCCAATGAGTGAAGAGGCAGAAGATTTTGCGAATGTGATCATGAACCCTAAAGATCCACAATGGGGATTACAGTATGAAGAATGGGTCGAACTTGCACGAAACGTGAATCAAGTCGTTTATGATTTGCGAATCAGTGGTGGGATCGAATTCGATGCAGATAAAGAGGGAACTGAGTAA
- a CDS encoding DEAD/DEAH box helicase has translation MTDFVKHFPTNWQNKWEEKGFTVPSFIQQEVFTDLKEGKSLIAVSPTGSGKTLAYLWPLLLNVKKGEASTLLILASSQELAIQVAEVTREWAKDLAISVQSVVGGANVKRQIEGLKKKPEVLVGTPGRVLELMKQKKIKAHQIQTIVFDEADQLFDEGNRPFIDQIIHQAPTDYQLAFFSATADRSIQQIESLTKQSLKVVDVTKMDDSRKGLSHYFIRVPARKTEDYLRRLAHVEGFQGLVFFNQLSELGMMEEKMSYRGIRVASLASDQNKLLRKAALNQFKEGKISMLLSTDVAARGLDIAELPYVVNVDVPMTEETYLHRAGRTGRMGQEGQVITFVNEHTLRDLKKMARQTETELTELFIYGGGLQTEAPEKAPTKMLPKKKELGKKEASETVTKKVASSPKTKHKNKHKKDKNKGARRK, from the coding sequence ATGACTGATTTTGTAAAACATTTTCCAACTAATTGGCAAAATAAATGGGAAGAAAAAGGGTTCACTGTCCCATCGTTTATCCAACAAGAAGTATTCACTGACTTAAAAGAAGGTAAAAGCTTGATTGCTGTTTCTCCAACCGGTTCAGGTAAGACCTTAGCTTATCTATGGCCTTTACTATTGAATGTGAAAAAAGGAGAGGCAAGTACCCTATTGATCCTTGCTTCTTCGCAAGAATTGGCGATCCAAGTTGCTGAGGTCACCCGTGAATGGGCAAAAGATTTAGCAATCTCTGTCCAATCTGTTGTGGGCGGTGCAAATGTCAAACGCCAAATCGAAGGACTAAAAAAGAAACCGGAAGTATTGGTAGGCACACCAGGTCGTGTATTGGAGTTGATGAAACAAAAAAAAATAAAGGCTCATCAAATCCAAACAATCGTATTTGACGAGGCAGATCAACTTTTTGATGAAGGAAATCGACCATTTATTGATCAAATCATTCATCAAGCGCCAACCGACTACCAATTAGCTTTCTTTTCAGCAACAGCCGATCGTTCCATCCAGCAAATCGAATCATTGACAAAACAATCGCTGAAAGTGGTCGACGTTACTAAAATGGATGATTCAAGGAAAGGACTTAGTCACTATTTTATCCGTGTTCCTGCTCGAAAAACAGAGGACTATCTAAGACGATTAGCCCATGTGGAAGGTTTCCAAGGTCTTGTTTTTTTCAACCAGTTGAGTGAGTTAGGCATGATGGAAGAAAAAATGAGTTATCGAGGAATCCGCGTGGCGAGTTTAGCATCTGACCAAAACAAGCTGTTACGAAAAGCGGCATTGAATCAATTCAAAGAAGGCAAAATCAGCATGTTGTTATCAACGGATGTAGCTGCTCGTGGGCTAGATATCGCGGAACTGCCTTATGTTGTCAATGTCGACGTTCCAATGACAGAAGAAACATATTTGCATCGTGCAGGTAGAACTGGTCGAATGGGGCAAGAAGGACAAGTCATCACCTTTGTGAATGAACATACACTAAGAGACTTAAAAAAAATGGCTCGACAAACAGAAACAGAACTCACTGAATTATTTATTTATGGGGGAGGCTTACAGACAGAAGCCCCTGAAAAAGCCCCAACAAAAATGCTCCCAAAAAAGAAAGAATTAGGAAAAAAAGAAGCAAGTGAAACAGTTACAAAAAAAGTTGCTTCTTCTCCTAAAACAAAACACAAAAACAAGCATAAAAAAGATAAAAATAAAGGAGCAAGGCGCAAATAA